The following is a genomic window from Zalophus californianus isolate mZalCal1 chromosome 10, mZalCal1.pri.v2, whole genome shotgun sequence.
ACTTGCTCTTCAAAAAAATACTACGcaagggagcgagggagggaaggggcgggagggagggaaggggttgAATCCTTCTCTCCCATCCAAAAGTGGGTAAGAGAAACCTGAGTCCGTGGGGATCTGTGGACGTGTCGGGtgcgtgtctctgtgtgtatgcgtgtgtgtggaTTCTGCCTGTGACACTTTGGCTCTGTGTGGGAGAATGGTGACGGTCCTGTGTAGACGAATGATAGATGACATTTTTCCAGACATCTCTTAAAGTTCGTTTAGGTGAGTGACTCTTGCATGGGGTTTGGTTTCTCTGAGCATGTCTAATAGAAGAGGAGCCAGTAGGGTTGGGTTGTAGAGTGCCCCTGTGCCTACGGGAAGGaaggaacttttcctttgcagGCACCCCGTCAGGAGACAGGAGATGGACCCAGTGGGCAACACTTCACTGCCCCCTTTAACAGGCACTGGCTAATTGGAAAGTCCTTTCTATGGAATTCATCCTCTTCAAGGGGTGGGGGTCTATCTGTGGGGGATTGAAATATTATACACAGTGGCTGCCTCCCATTGAGAGAAGCTCTTGGATGCACAGTCTGTGCCAACAGGGAACTGAAGGAGGGAGCAGAGTTGAAGTGGTCCTTTCCTTAAAGGCAGGAgtgtggggggtaggggagaaggggggagatGAGGTGGGCAGCAAAGGAGCAAAGGGTGATGGATCTGCCAGGGTTGGGGGTTACCAGATCTGGCTCCTTGGCCTGAGGCTTTGTTTCAGGACATTTCGTTTGTAACAAAAGGGGAAATGCAGATTAATTTATAAGAGACTAACAGGAAACATGGGAGGTTTTAATATGACTATGTTGTGCTTTTCAAAGGAATGCAAAGCAAGAATAGCTCCTAGTTAAAGAGATTCACTTAGGGGGATACTTCCATTCTGATTTGCAGAAAGTTGCCATCCTCCCTGATGTATATTTAGCTGCTGTATATTTCGGTGAGCCATGCCAGCGCTCATGGTCATTCTGTTGCCTTTGCAGTGGGTGAAGGAATTAAATGGAAAGTATGCAAGGGTGGACAAGTGGGTCTTTCTCAGATGGTTGCATTGTGCTTCTGCCCAAGAGATGAGGCCTAGAATAGATGCCTCTAAAGAGCCTTCCTTTCTGTCTTCAGCTTTTCTGATTCTTTGTGCTTGTACTTTCTCCAAGGCTGAACTTCGATGTAGGTCAATGAGAGCCTGTTCATCAACATTTGTGTAGACCATACTCGGAACCTTAGACTTAGTCACCAAATAGGTGGGGGCCGTCAGGTCGACATCCTCTTCGAATCTATAAAAATGAGTTTCAGGCATTGAGAGTGGCATGAAAAAGGGCCCTTAGGACAGCCTCACTCAGAGGGATGCAAAGGCCTTTCCTAGGGTTTGGATCAGACTGCCTTTTGTGTCACGtgactttattctttctttcccccctccccttctttaCAGACTGTCTTGAGTTCTTCTTCAATTGCCAGTTTTCAGCCTCCTCATGCCTCCATCTCCTTTAGACGACAGGGTAGTAGTGGCACTGTCTAGGCCCGTCCGACCTCAGGATCTCAACCTTTGTTTAGACTCTAGCTACCTTGGCTCTGCCGCCCCAGGCAGTAACAGCCACCCTCCTGTCATTGCCACCACCGTCGTATCCCTCAAGGCTGCGAATCTGACGTATATGCCCTCATCCAGCGGCTCTGCCCGCTCCCTGAATTGTGGATGCAGCAGCACTAGTTGCTGCACTGTGGCAACCTACGACAAGGACAATCAGGCCCAAACCCAAGCCATTGCTGCCGGCACCGCCACCACTGCCATCGGAACCTCTACTGCCTGCCCTGACAACCAGATGGTCAACAACAATGAGAATGCAGGCCCTTTAAGTCCATCAGGTGGGGTGGGCAGCCCTGTGTCAGGGACCCCCAAGCAGCTAGCCAGCATCAAAATAATCTACCCCAATGACTTGGCGAAGAAGATGACCAAATGCAGCAAGAGTCACCTGCCGAGCCAGGGCCCTGTCATCATCGACTGCAGGCCCTTCATGGAGTACAACAAGAGTCACATCCAAGGAGCTGTCCACATTAACTGTGCCGATAAGATCAGCCGGCGGAGACTGCAGCAGGGCAAGATCACTGTCTTAGACTTGATTTCCTGTAGGGAAGGCAAGGACTCTTTCAAGAGGATCTTTTCCAAAGAAATTATAGTTTATGATGAGAATACCAATGAGCCGAGCCGAGTGATGCCCTCCCAGCCACTTCACATAGTCCTCGAGTCCCTGAAGAGAGAAGGCAAAGAACCTCTGGTGTTGAAAGGTAATGCCCCTGTACCCCTCCCAAGCACAGTCCTGGTTAGCCTGGGTTCACTTTGGGTTTTGTCCTAGAAGTACCAGCATTTTCCTTACCCTGGCTGCACGAGACCAGAATAGACCTTCTTCTTCTTGTCTTCCCTTCTTTGCCCCTAACTATTTTGCTGTAGTGAGAAAAACCAGTCACACTGAACCAGAAGCCAGAAGACCCGGGTTCTAGTCTCCATGCAACTTTCTCATTCACACTGTGTGAgcatttcacctctctgagactattttctcatattttagaCAGGCTGTCTACCACCAGATGGTATCTCAAGTCCTAGCTGGTCTGGTGGCTCTATTCCAGTCAATAACCAGTTGGAAAGTTGTTGTCTCTCAGATTTAACCGAAGTGGATGGAGTGGAGGAAGCAGCAACTATGGTGAACCTCAAGTAAGCCTTCAGGTTCCAGTGCTTTTTATGGGAAATCTTCTTTCTCACCTCTGACCAGCTTGGCTTTTATATGGTTTATAAAGTGACCTTCAAGAAGGGCAGAGATCCTTACTATAAGGCCCCCCTCAAAAGCGTAAGAGTGTACCAAACAACATCCATTCTTCTGCCAAAGCTCCAAGGGGACAGagacatttttatgaaatactcCTCAACACGTTGTTCTTTCCGGCCTCTTCTGACAACCCCCTGGCATCATGGCTCCTCCCAAGATAGGGTGGTAGGTCATAGGGTGGGTAGGTCACTTGGCCCCCTTACACTGAATACAGAATAACTCTCATGTCAGTGTTGCTGAGCCCCGGCAGGAAGAATTAATCACCCACTGTTTTCTGAGCTCCTTCCACACAGTGTTGCCTAACACAGCAGGGGAGCCTTCATCTCGTATCTATCTGACTGGCTCCCCTTTGCCCTCAGATATTGTCCTTTGGGGCACTACACACCACTCTTTCTCTTTGGTGTCTTCTGTCCTTTGATGGCAGTAAGAGATGgtcatcttctctcttttcttctcttgtgttTTGAGCTAAGGTACACAGTTTGTGGGCCAGATCACCACCAAGTCTCCTGAAGTGTGTTGACCAGAGGTATTGCTGTGTTCCTTCGAACACCTTACATATTTAAATTGCAACAGGCCATTGGGATGAGCAAGTTAGTTGTTTTGTCTTTGTGTGACAGCTCTGTCATTCTCCTTCTTGTCTTCCCAGGGATGCATTCTGCCTTTTGTTAAGTAGCATTCTTGGAAATATGGTTCTGAATTACTTTGATaaattcctccctccccctccccctggtcccattccctcctgctctccttAGGCTCAACTGCCACAAAGGCACAACTTTTCTTAGGGTTGGTAGGCTCTGGTGGGAAGGAGAACATGGTGGAGGTCATATCCAGAGAGTTTCAGCAGGGCCCAGGTATTTTTGTTGtgattgatgattttttttaggGTTACAGATACATTCAGATTTCCTCTGTGTAGctctatattttattgttttctattcttttggttGACTTTGAGTGATTCCCAGTAGGCTTACCCAGCTAGTGTTCTCCCACCATGATCTTggcttgttttgtctttttcagatgagaaaatacaATCCACGAATTTCTCATTTGTAATGGTTTGTCTTGGGGAGCAAAGAGGGAGGTAGCCCATGGTCTGGCGGGTCATCTCTTTGCTCGTGTAGAGTTGATGTTAGGAAAAAGCAGACCTTTTGTGTCTGTATGATTTGAGGACAGTCATCAAACAATACAAATTAAGATGACCCTGGACTTGAACATGAGGGTGATTAGGCGGAATTGGAGATCTTACCCTCTCGTTTTCAGCGgacatttttgtgtttggtggTGGCCTGTCAAATCACTGGGAAATGAATCTCCCGGGTGCTACCGATGAAAGTGGGGTTCCTCCCCTGTGGATGCAGCTGAGAGTCCGGGCAGCCTGGGCTTGTTCCTCAGTGTCAGTGAAGTAAGATTGCCTCAGTGGGGCGGGGCCGGACATGCTGCTGACCTCACCACTGGGCACCCCGGGCAGCCGCGGTGAGGGCTCGTCATTTTCGGGTTGGTGAGACACAGCGGCGGTTGACCTGGAAGACACGCTGGTGGTAGAGGTTGGATTCTTTGTAGCTTTGGGGgctttttcttcaaatatctggGAATTTGATTGAAAATAGACAGTTTAGGAGCGAAAGAGTTGgtaatttagtttatttattattgtcGTCATTATTATTTTGGTCTCTTTTGGGGGAATGGCTTAAAATGGGGACcaagatgggaaaaaaaggagagtgaTCATAATTAGGATGTCCCTAGCTACCCTTCATCTGGGTATACCAAAGGTTAATACCACAGCACCATGGAGGTGAAGAATGGGGTGGGCATCTCTCAGAAGGCATGGCCAGTGACTTCTCCCAAGTTCTTGAGTGGATCAAGCAGACCATTCTGGTCTGGCTTCTCTGCTGAGGTTTATTATACTAATCCCCTCCCTGGGTGatgcaagattttattttagcagAGTTGTAGTGGTACCATTTtggaatgaatgattttttttttttttttttttttgcagggaaGCTGTGGTGGTGAAGATAGTTAGAATCTAAGTTAGAAACTTTGAGGgcctcattaatttattttcagagatttCAGTACAATCTCGGGTAATTTATGGCTGGCCCAACTGATTCTCTGGTTTATGTTTGTAAACACCGGTTGCTACCCTCCCCTCTCCAAGTTTTATGTCCCCCCTGTTTCAATGCCACGTTCTCCATTTTTGGTACTGCCTGTCAAGTAGAGCGGCTGCTCAGTTACCATTTTAGTAATGCTGTGTCAGGTTGGGAAGAAACTGATCAGAGGCGCAGAAGCCCCTGGGATTAAGTTACTGTTCTAATTTACAGTCCCCTCCCTGTTGTGACCTATGTCTAAATCcatgttttattctcttcttccGAAGAATAAATGGCATCAGACCAGTGCTTCTACTCCTTCTGGTGAAAATGATccaaatgcataaatatttagggATTTGCAAAGTCTTTGAGAGAATTACAGTCTGTTTTACCCCAAGTTGGTTTTCAGTATGATTTCTAACCAAACTGAATAAGAAGGCTCGACAGTTCTGGGCCTCCCATAATGAGAGCTATCATCTTTGTTTTGATGTTTATAAGGTACCCTTTCTTTTCAGGAAAGCTGaattcaggaaaataatttatcGTTTACCTCTGTTGGAAAAGATAGTCTATTGTCACCTGCCTCCTCCTTAAAGACCTCTATGcctttaaaacttttattataagaattttcaaatatatagaaaagcagaaaagaatataaagagcACCATATATCTACCACCCAGATTAAACAGTTGTTTATATTTGCCCTAttggctttctcttccttttttggtTGTTGAACTATTTTATAGTATAAACAACATTTTAATGTATTCAAATATGTTTCAGGTTTCAAGTTACTGTTTTAGAATTAATAAGGCTGCGGACATTTTATAGTATAGCATGGGCACATTTTCactcctaaatacttcagtatcATGTGCCCCCTCTTGAGAGTTTCTCAAACTTCGATTTCCACTGTGACTAGCTGGCTCTCAGGTCTGTGGAGAAGCAGCTCTCCCTCGGAGTGGGAGGGCTCCGGGCACCTCCTTGGAGGCTGTAGCCCCCCCTTCCACGTGGCTGTGTCAGGGCTCGGGCCTGTACTTGCTCTATGCAGTCAGGGAGGAAAGACTGCTGACCCattcagcccccccccccccacggacCTGCTGCTGCACCGGTGGTGTTcagtggggagcaggagaggagagacaaTCACTTCAGGAGGCTGATTCGTAGGGAAGATATGATAACACAGGGAGTTCGGTTTTTAGACTATAAAACCTTCCATCATAATTCCTGAGGAATGAACCACACAGAGTGCACATTCTTCCATAATCACAAAGGATTCTGAAGTAACACTTACAGGCAGTATTGAGTTTGATGACAAAGGGAAAGGCTATGCTCAATAATCAGAGACCCCGCGAAAATAgtctatttctgctttgtttgtcaTGGGAGAACCACAGTTTTCCTCTGGTCTTGCAGGATGTTAGGaggaacttttttaaagatatgtgaAATAAAGACATACCTCCTATAATCACAAAGTTAGTGTCGTTATTCTGAGCCTCTGCTTAACATCCAAACATGCTGAACATTCGCCTTGTAGCAAGTGGTGGGGAAATTCATGCAGGATTTTGGATCCAGTCTGTCTGATTCTAGTCTTGGTCCCCTCGTATTAGCCATGTGCCCCTGGGCAAATGGCTTCATCCCTTACTTCCTtaattcctcatttataaaagagGATGTAACGGCAGCTATGTCACAGTGTTAGTCTAGAAATCAAATGATGTCATGGGCACAAAGTGCCTAGACCAGTTTTCATATGCGGTGAGCACTCGCTAAATGTAGCTTCATATTATTATTACCACTGGTTGAGCAGAAATGATGGCACCAGTAAAAGGGCAATCTAAGCTCCCCTTCCAAAGGAGTATAAGTAACAAGCTAGGtatggcagtgtgtgtgtgtgtgtgtgtgtgtgtgtctgtgttgccATGGCCTAAAAATAACTTGGTGACTGTTCCCTAATTTAAGTAGCATACGGTTGGAGTGCCAAGTAATTATAAAAACATGTTGGGTCAAGAGGCCAGAGTTATTTGGGCATATcctagaattatttatttgtaggGGAATTTGTAAAAATGTGATGGTAAGTCTGTCCAACTAGTGTCCCATAACTCAATAATGAAAGtagaaaactataaagcttcGCTTTTTCTGGCCTCTCATCAGCCTGATTTATTTTTGGAATAAGGATTGTAGTCTGACTATAAAAGGGCAGGTAGAAGGAGGGGGGAGTGTGcttcattttcaaaagttttcGAAGCTTTGAGTTGTGATGAGATGGCGTGTGAAGGAAAAAGGAGGGAACCGTGGGAAGGGCTGCTCGTTTGTGTAAGTGAGACCCAATCCTTTTCTCTGAACTGGTTCACAGTGGCCTGTACTCTGAGCTTTTGGATATACTATCCTGCTTCCTAATTAAAATGTAAGTGGAAAGAAGTAAGTGagctctctccccatccctgtcCTTGTTTTATCTGTTCCTCATTCACTGTGTGCTCAGCAAAGTGGAATTTAGCCCACTTACACTTGAATTCAGATCTAGGCTTTTCTATTGACCAACTGTAGGTGTCCTTGGGGAGCTCAGGTCACCTCCCAGAGCCCCACTTGTTTCTCCACTATAAAAGAGGGATAATTCAAACATCACAGGATGGACTGAGACAACGGAAATCAGGTGCCTGGTACATAGACAGCTCTCAATAAAGCAGCCATTGGGCCCTGTTCCCCTACCCCTGTGTGCTTTCAGATCCTCTTAGGTTGGACATTGGTCAGCAGGGAAGATGGCAACTTGTTCTAAGCATAGTACTATGGGAGCATGTTAATATCAACCACTTGTCTTTGCCAATTCAAATCAGTTAAGTTAACCATCTGGCTTGTCAAGGACAAGTTCAAGAAACTCCTTTCCTGGCAGCAGTAGATAATAATTTTAGATTAGAAAAAGGAGGGTAAGGGCAGGGAGGTTTGACAAAATCACGGGAGCAGAGAAACTCTCTGCACAGCCTGTGGCACACACCCTCAGAAGCTAGGTGTGAGCCTTTGACCAGAAGCCAAGCCAGCACTGCTTCCTTAGACTCAGTTTTGGCAGcactcaggctccctgccccagcctgggggAGCAGTTTGGGCATAAAAATGCATCAGTGTGCAATGCCTAGGCAATTGACTTCAAGTAGGTAGACAAGGATACACTCTGCATTAGGGATAGAAATTCTGATCCCAGGGGAGGTCTTCTCACG
Proteins encoded in this region:
- the DUSP10 gene encoding dual specificity protein phosphatase 10; its protein translation is MPPSPLDDRVVVALSRPVRPQDLNLCLDSSYLGSAAPGSNSHPPVIATTVVSLKAANLTYMPSSSGSARSLNCGCSSTSCCTVATYDKDNQAQTQAIAAGTATTAIGTSTACPDNQMVNNNENAGPLSPSGGVGSPVSGTPKQLASIKIIYPNDLAKKMTKCSKSHLPSQGPVIIDCRPFMEYNKSHIQGAVHINCADKISRRRLQQGKITVLDLISCREGKDSFKRIFSKEIIVYDENTNEPSRVMPSQPLHIVLESLKREGKEPLVLKGGLSSFKQNHENLCDNSLQLQECREVGGGASAASSMLPQSIPTTPDIENAELTPILPFLFLGNEQDAQDLDTMQRLNIGYVINVTTHLPLYHYEKGLFNYKRLPATDSNKQNLRQYFEEAFEFIEEAHQCGKGLLIHCQAGVSRSATIVIAYLMKHTRMTMTDAYKFVKGKRPIISPNLNFMGQLLEFEEDLNNGVTPRILTPKLMGVETVV